atgaaaaaaagacaaataatatataaaaactAGTATCTAATTTAATATGGAATCTTGACTAAGAGGAGCGGATATAGGCTTaatatgatatgaaatatgaaccATTTGTACCTCAATCACAATCACATAGAGTCATACATTTCAAAATTGGTATATAACTAATGGAAGATCACTTACTGTAGGAGCCTCTGCTTGTAGTTTTTCGCACTTGTCCATTCAAACTGATCTCCATATAGAAGTTGCTCATATCTGTGGTGGTCTGGAGATGAATGTATCTCCTTGGGTTTCCCCAGTTGGAACCCAGCAGAGGTGAAGGGTTCGGGGCGCCGTCCACAGCTGGGAATCCATGAAGCGCAGCCAGGTAAAGCGCGAAGAGGGACGAGTGCATGTTCAGGACGGAGGAAGCTCTGCGCATCATCTCGGCAAGTGCTGTCAGACGTATAGGTACAGATGATGCGTCCTGCCAGAGATGCTGAAGACTGCTGTCTGGAGCTCTGATGTTCCTCAACTTAACGCGCCGCTATTTAAGGCCTCCAGTCGCCACTCCTTGCTCCCATCTTTTACGCAATGCTCGCCCCCAGCAGCAGATGTTGGGATCGCTATGATAGAGAAGcggaagaaggggggggggggggttccaatGTCCTTCCACCGCTGTTCGTTTATACTGAAGCTGAACAGGCCGTAACAACTCTGTGGTTTCTCAGTATGCAATCACTGTCGCCCACACTTTCACCTCTTCCCACTTCTCACTTTTGCATGTTGCGACACACAGTCTACCTAAGCTTTTAAGTTGCAAGGCAGCTTCTGGTTGAAGCCTCAATGGAATGTTTTAGTCATAGGTTGTTAATGTGCAAAGACGTCCTGGTATGGCTGTAGGTAATTTCATTTTTCCTTTCTAATCAAATTTCTAAAATGTCTAGCAAAGACCCTCGacataaatgtaatatttcaCAAGAAGAAGAATAGGGAAGGGTTGGAAGTTCATTGTTCACTACAATATTTAACTTTGTTCACTACATTAAGTAGTGAATGCATAGCTTATAAACACTGATATATGATACAATGTCCTGCTGTTGTAAATCGTCCTCCAATTGGTGCCAATGCCTGAAGGTGAAAAGGATTATTTCGAAAGAAAGTGCTGTTAATACCATCCCAATGAGTGTCTAAACATTCCCCAACTCCTCGTACTGCAGTTACATTTTTGAACCAGGAGAGGGAGTCCGTGTCACATCCAAAATGTTGAGTTTCAATGTTGGCAGAAGCTGCCTTGCAACTTAAAAGCTTaagtagactgtgtgtgtgcatacgaaAGACAAATAGCTCTTCCTCGTTACAATATAACCGATCTGACACTGAATAGATCGTAGAGAATTTAAAGAAGATCCGCGTCTTAGATGGATACATTTGTGCAAAAACGGTTGATGACACATTTAGTCATAAACTACGTTTTGGCAAAGCagcattacattttaatgtacTTATTTcccatcatcccccccccccccccccccgcaataTGACCTATGCAATATAATGTTAATTTGCTCCTACAAgtcatttttttgttctttttcacaAAACTCAGCAAGGTGCTTGTCTTCAGTTTGATAATCTAATCAATGTAGCATATGTTCCCTCATGCTTAAAGGAGCCTCTTAATCATCAGTTCAAGGATAGGACTCTGAAACTTAAGACCCACCTGATATAGCCTATTTTTATGATCTCCATGTCTTCACAATGTGTCACAAATATTTTTATGCAGTAGCAGTTAATCCTCCCCTGTAAAAAGAAAGTTTCGGGTCAGGAGTGGTGGCAGTTGTGAATGGTGTTTGGAAACGGGATACTTCTTGAGAACCATCAAAATAATGACAAATGAGGGGTGTCTGCTTTCACAATTGCCAACCCTATAATCTACCAGAACACAAGCTTCTATATAAGCAGCTGATGTCACTGCAGCTTACTTATTAGCTGGCTTCTCAACGAGGGTATGGAGACTATTTCTTTTACAGGGTACAGGTTAGCATGCCCAAAACAGCTTGCCACGCATGCATTTAGCCACACAtctgtgtctacacacacacacacacacacacacacacacacacttatgtttgAAGATGCCTTCTTCTTCCATTGGTGTAGAGGGACACCATTTTATAAGGCGAATAGATTTGTTGTAGTTCCAAGATGTGTGGTAGTTGTCTATGAATAACGGCAGTAAGATACATAGAAAGGTCAGACAATTATTAAAAAAGACAAACTTTTATTGGTATTTCAGGAATATGATTAGACAGCTGTGCACAGCACATACGTacaaaaataaaaggaaaatcactttttttttcttcaatataTCAGTATTCATACTTAGCATCGTCTGTTTTCAGAAACAAATGATTGGAGAAGTTAGTTGTTTCCTACTTTTTTACAATCATTGTAACAAATTAAAACTAAGGCAGAAGGTGAGGTATATGtcaacagagaggaggggagtgggaAGGAGCTCACTCCCCTCAGTGCAGGGATACAAAACCagggggagagaatgacaggggggacagagtagagagagtagaaagaaagagagaaagttctgccgacacacacatacgcatgtgcgcatgtacattcacatacacatacacacgcacagacgcacacatacacacacatatacacatgcatacacgcacatacacacactcatacacacacacacacacacacacacacacacacacaggaaacacctAAACCTAAAAGAAGATTTCTCTCATAACACAGCAAGAGTCATGGCTGAACCAAATTGAACAAAGTTCTCACAGGGTTATTCTTTGGAAAACAGGAAAGACAACTGTTTGAAAACCCCCACATTTCAAAGTAGtaatgctatgtgtgtgtaagatgttaCGGACGGCTAGTGTCAGTCAAAGACCAAGAGTGAGAAAGTCTACTACATTTTGGTGTCTAGCCAGCGTAGTTGTCAAGTGGTATTCCATGAACCTTGTAACTTTCTTTCTCTGGGAAAATGGAGTCATTCCAGAACCTTCCAGAACCTTCCAGAACTCTTGTTGACTTATGTGGGAAGTCTCAgtggaacacacaaacaggtcaaTGTCAGTGTATATACCCTGTTAAGTGTGTGCTTACATGAGGGTGTTGTCCTGTCACCCGCATGGATCGACATAACAtgaactcaaataaatgaaCAGTGTGTTTGATCACCTCCATTAACAATCACTTTGTACTACTCCTGAAGTCTCTTTCGTACAGAGAGAGCCCTCAGCTTTTTCCAAAGTGGccctcaaaaaaagaaaaaaaaatccctattTTGTACCAAGTGCAGTCACATTACAAAATAGCAAGCTGTTTCTCAGACCAGAGAATGTCTACTGCTCATAGCTTTTGCAGACAAGTTTGAAAGCTTTAGTGTGTCACAGACACTCCCCACCCTTCCCCTGCAATGACTATAGGTAGTGTGCAGAGACTGTCGTGTGGTATGGACACCACACCAAAAAAAGTGAGCTGTCCCCACTTCTCTTAAGCCATGGCTGTCCTGACTTAGTCAGGAAACAAGCCTTCTATTTCATGCCCAATAAACATTTTTACAGCTGTTGCGATAAATCTATGAGCCGGACTCATCAACACATGGGATCGCATTCGTTCCCCAAGGTTCACATATTCATTGTGCGATGGTTCAGATGCCTTTGCCATGGCTGAATCGGCTCTGCTTAAGTGTATCTTGTGCCCATATTTTGGGACACAAGTCACCGTTTTCTCTGCTGTCCCACCGTTCTCTTCAGCATAATCAAATAGTTTGAAAAGGCATTagtagaatgaaagaaaaataataggCAGCATAGCCTTTGCCGACAATGTCATGTGATGATTGATCTggctatccctctctctctgctgtttccTTGCAGGCTGGAATTAGAGATTCTTAACCTAGAGACTGTCCTTCAGCTGTAAAGCAGTGGAATCTAATGCAGTGCTTTGCTAGTCCTGCCGTATGTGCCTGTCAGTATCATCGCCAGCAGTTAAACAAATCCTGGCATTACAGAGCCTTCGCTTGATACTCACGCCAGGGGAGAAAGCTACAAGTTTAGCACTTGATTTAGCTACAAGAGACTGGTAAACCTTGTTGATGGACTTAATGCCATAAAGCCTGGTCAGCTCTCATTATGTGTAGAGCTTTAGCTCCAGATAGTGCTATGCAGCAGACACATCTCAAGAGGCTCAGAATgattcagcttttttttttttttaaacgcatTCTCATGTATGCATCAGTTGTCCCCTTCACATATATTCAAGCCTGGGATGTGAGAGGTTGACATTGACATTTTCAAACCATGTCAAGAATGTGCACCAGTGTTACCGATCGTTAAAATGTGGGGGGAAGACCAGTAACAGTTTTGCTGATTTCCCTCTCACATACAGTATCACGACCGAAGACTCTAAATGAAAGTGCTGCCAGTGGTTATCAACAGCTACTGGGCAAATGGTGTCACAGTGCAGCAAGAGGCCTAAAACAGCCCTGTCTTGATCATCCAACAAACCTATATCCATTTACCTCATCTACACTTGCACTCACTCTAGTTTACAACTCTTGCACTTCCCTGCTTGTCAGCCAAAGTAAATGCATCACTGTAAGTTTTGATGTAAAGGCAGGCAGATGGCTTGTTGGGTGggggtttggggagggggggcgagGAGATGCGACCCGGGACAACATGAATTGCACAGACAGTCCTGCTTACAAGTCAGGGTCGGGGCTTGCCCATGGCTCtgaccttgaactaaaaatggATTAAACCAGGAAAGGACACTCCTGGGTTACTGCTGGAATTTCAAGGCCTCAGTCGACTGTGGCCCTTTACAGAAGCAAGTGACTGAATGGTTGATAGTGGTGGTGGCTGGAGCAATGGTGGAGGGCTCAGGTATTTCAGAGACGGCTTGTCCCCCTCGACACCCTCCGGGCAGGACCCGCATTCTTCCGGGGGGATTGAACAAACaagcaggcagcaggcagcagaCAGCGTCCCATAAGTCTTTTTCCAGATTAAAATAGTCCCATtccttctgtgtttctcttaaGAGAACTATTCTGtagggtgggagtggggggtcTAGGGGAGGGAGGCCATGGGGGGGACGGGGTGCAGTAGGGCAGAGTGGAGGGGATGGAATGGGTGGCCTTTGGATTCAAGTTGACAGCGGTAGCCGAAAACCACAAGTATCTATGAGGAGCGGCGCTGTCCTTCCTTCCGGTGCCTACACTCAAGTTACGATTACAATTTGAAAATGCTCAGCTACACCCTCAAGCACGATGGCTTCTCCAGCCGCTGTCTGTAATCTGTACTGCTTTGCTACAGGCCTCGTTCTAAGCATCAGAAACAACGCCTAGAAATGCAGTGTTACCCCGCTGACACTTGGACTTGCCTTCATTCTAAATGCTCTATCAAGGACCAAAACACAATACACGCTATGAAAACACGCGTCCAGCACACATTCCCATCGGGATACAGTATCTACAACCATTGCGGTGGCTACATTGTGCAACCTGATACATGTTTTGCCATTTCCAATCAATTGAAATACACAATTGCACTGTAAAAACTCctagtgtttcttttttttgacaGAGTGGTGTTATCATCAATATTTACATGGTTTTACATTGCTTCGGAAGACACTCTCATCCACAGAAATGCACAAAGCTTGCAGTGTTACATTTTACCCATCGATTCAGCCAAACATTTAAGAAGCTTTTGGGTACAATGCCAGCAGTGGTTCCATTTATGGGCtagataaatatatttatatgtagattcttttttttttaaatgtgcgcTTGCATAAAAGTCcttgtttttcctctttgtttcttttacaaaataaataaataaaaaatacccAACGCGGACAGCGAGTGGACGGCGAGTGGTAAAACTTCAAAGCAAGTCTTGCACAAGCTCGGTAGAAAAGAGAGACCGTCCCGCCATGTTTAGTGGCCTTCTTTGGAGACGGCTGGACGAGAGTGTAAACTCCTGACAGGCCTCTCGGGAGCTTCCCTTCGCTTGCCCCCCTGGGGGCCTTTACCAGTCAGCACCCATGGCTGAAGGCCCCTCTGGTCTTTGTCCAAGCCAGAGTCTCAATGACCAAATCAATCTAATTAGaggaaaatagaaaatagaCCAGAGATACTTTCCCCACAACCTCCCCACCCCAACCCTTTCCCCCCCCACAACCCGTTcccttccctttccctcccccaccccctttaaCCCACTCTGGAGAGTCCCGAGTGAGTGCTGGCTTGCATGTCAGCCCTATTTCTGACTGCCTGGGGCGTTTCGTGCATGCAAGTTAAAGGGAATGCCAAGGCACCTTCTCAGCATGCAGCAAAAAAAGGGGGCTCTGCATGTAAGTGCTCTCACGTCTCCCGCCGCTTCCATGAAAAAAGAACTTCAATCCTGCCGCGGGGGCAGAGGCGTCGGCGCTCTGCCGTATGGTTTTAGCCACGAGGAGACAAAAACTAAACAGGCATTCCTTATCTGCAAAAAACATCATGCATCCTTTTAATCCAGACATGtggctcttctttttttttttctttttttctgaggtAATAAAAAGTATCACTTCACTTCTAAAAGCTGAGGGAACATCAGTCATCTCAATGTCAAGGGTAAAGTCTCCGACTCTGACAGTTATGGCAAGCACCCAAGTGAAGTCAAGAGGCTGGCACAACCTCGAAAAACAAAATTCTATAATCAATAATaacaattacaaaataaaacgGAAAAAAAGCAGCAAAGGATGGCATATACAGAAGGTCTAATACAAAGTTAGCTAtccaaatatacatatataaagaGAGAATAAATACCAATAATTATAGTGTTGCTTCCAGTCCATCCAtagttgtgtgtatatatgcattcTGGTATGTAGCTATTACCTGGGAGAACATCCACATGTGCAAATCAGTGACTTATTGCAAAGCTTGTTTATGTCCACTCATATTCGGGGGAGGAAGTGGGTGACAGTCATGGCGGTGGTGGCTTTGTTGCCTCTCTTCACTCTGCCATGCTTACTGAGGGCAAGGTAGAAGCCCTTGTAAACGGAGGACTCATAGGCATTGTAGTTGTTTGGCAGCAAGGTCTCGTTGAACTTGCACTCATCCCGAAAGACGGGctgagagacagaagaagagaaagagagagagagagagagagagagagagagaattgtttAAGTCACGAAATAATGGTGAATAACAGTGTGTGCTGCATTGTTAGGATGAAGAACAAGCTTGGTGAAAAATGATAGCAGTGATCAACCACACAgcaaaggagggaaaaaagccCTTTCATCACTTTTGCCCCCCTTTGTGTCTCACCATGCAGGAACACCTCATGCTGTATGCTTGCTGAGAGGTGATACATCAACATTGGTCGAGATTTGGCAGGGCCATTAAGGGCAGAGCACCCTTTTGAATAAAAACGGACAACCCCGAAATCTCAGTGAACCGCATAAGATTTCACTGGGCCTTCAGTGGACACGTGATATATGGGCTTGCACTAGCCTTGGCTATACTAATAAGAGGCACTTTAACACCTAAAATCAATTTCTGCCATAAGAGATACAATACAGACCTCACTGTGTCTATAGCCAACTAACTGAACTTGTCAATATTAAATGAATGTATGTGGGCTATGTCCACGATTTGTTAATGATGCAGTTGACCTATAATTTGCTCAGTGACCTGTTCTTTATGGTGTGAATTAGCACGTCATCTTCACATATCAATTCAACATGTCAGTGCCTCTCAACAGGCCATGTACAATGTATCTCTCAATGAGTGGCGCTTTACATTTACTGCAGCCGCGGTCCCTTCATGTTACACGCCCAGCTCCAGAATAAGAACACTACTGGGACCTGCCGCTCGTGACTTGCGCACAGCTCACTACGCAGGTGAGGGAACAATAGTAGACTTGGCGTGTCACACACACCGCGCAACACTTAACAATTGGACGCATCTGAGTACTCTGATTGTGTTGCGATAAAACAGCAATAAAGTAAAAAGCACGAGTCAGCATATTAGTCTTACCACTTCACATCACTCCACACCCATGCATCAGAATCACCCCGAACACACTTGAACAAGGCAAAAATATTCATGGTGTCACGGTGCCATGATTAAGCATTTTCCTCTTCCGAAAGACATTTCTCTAAGGTGTGTCACACGGTAGATTAAATGCAGCAATCTATTATTTAACTTTCCGTGCAGGAGTTCCACGATTACAGTAATACTTTTAGATATCTGCTCCATGAGACCAGCTATGTATTATTTataattatgaattatttaCAGTAGAACACTTCCATGCTTTCCATGCAAGCTTACATTGCCATTGTATTTTTAGGCTTATCATTGGCTACACATACAGAACTCCTTGGCCTCGTTAAATATAGACACAACCTGGACAACTAATTTACAATTGTCTTATTTTTATTGCAGATATGTTATTTCATGCATGTCGCTGGAACAGCAACCTATTATAATTGTGCAGGTCTTCGCGGGGGGAGATGCGAACAACATAAAAAGCAATACAATTGCGCACACCTACCGTTCCGTATAACCTTCCTTTGCTATTCATTGCGAGAAACAGCTCACTTTTCACGCCATACAGGCTAACCACTCCTCGCTCCACGGTAGAGATCTCTATTAGACCTGATTAAACAAAATATCATGTTATGCAGAGGAAGTCCAGCTGACACACTGTATCATTTTGACTGATACTGGAAACAAAGACATGCTGTGTGCAGTGGTGGGTGTAACCTTGCAGGTGGCGATTCTGGAGGCATAGTCTTTGTTTAGAATAATTGTCAGCCTCGATATTTACTTCTATTGCTCAGATGAATATCTCTATTTAACTGCACTTTCAGACGTGCATGGCCAACCGTTTCTGGGCGGCAGAAGGAGCCAGTGTAAAAATAAGTTGGCGTCTATATCCGTCCAAGCATTCATGTCATGTTTTAGCCTGGAAAGATATTTAGCACTAACGGATACTGGTTTTTTTAATAGATTTATCTTTGCTTTAGGAGACATTCAATTCTGCCGACACGACGGATTAAATATCATGCCAAACGTCAAGGATATAGATGCCTTCTCAGGTCGCCTTTACTTGCGACCGGCGATATTATGTGACATCTATTGCATTACATTTCTGGATGCAACTCACTGTACTGGTTTTCATTATGTACACCGTTTATACTGCCGTCTGGGAGGATCTGAAGGTGAAACCCGATGCCCACGTTGCAGTACAGCCTCCGCACTC
The sequence above is drawn from the Clupea harengus chromosome 16, Ch_v2.0.2, whole genome shotgun sequence genome and encodes:
- the LOC105896755 gene encoding fibroblast growth factor 6, with the translated sequence MAIAQRFLISMSYEASTHWTLTAIVLLGFLVGIVSSYPIPSRTNATLLEKRWETLFSRSILGISGEKSDMNWESDYLLGIKRVRRLYCNVGIGFHLQILPDGSINGVHNENQYSLIEISTVERGVVSLYGVKSELFLAMNSKGRLYGTPVFRDECKFNETLLPNNYNAYESSVYKGFYLALSKHGRVKRGNKATTAMTVTHFLPRI